A part of Streptomyces sp. NBC_01235 genomic DNA contains:
- a CDS encoding GNAT family N-acetyltransferase, giving the protein MPSERTEVQVRPGVEGDLDALTRLYNHYVRETPITFDTAVFTPEERRPWLLSHPEDGPYRLLVATEADSQDIQGTSQEILGYATSSPYRPKAAYSTSVEVTVYVAPHAGRRGIGTLLYKALFEALAGEDVHRAYAGIAQPNEASARLHERFGFRHVGTYREVGRKFGRYWDVAWYEKDL; this is encoded by the coding sequence ATGCCGTCGGAACGTACAGAGGTGCAGGTCAGACCGGGAGTCGAGGGTGATCTCGACGCCCTCACCCGTCTCTACAACCACTACGTACGTGAGACGCCCATCACATTCGACACCGCGGTCTTCACTCCGGAAGAGCGACGTCCTTGGCTGCTCTCCCACCCTGAAGACGGCCCGTACCGCCTGTTGGTTGCCACAGAAGCGGACTCACAGGACATCCAGGGGACCTCACAGGAAATCCTTGGCTACGCCACATCCAGCCCTTACCGGCCAAAGGCGGCCTACTCCACCTCGGTGGAGGTGACGGTCTACGTCGCCCCGCACGCCGGCCGGCGCGGCATCGGCACGCTCCTCTACAAGGCGCTCTTCGAGGCACTGGCGGGCGAGGACGTGCACCGGGCGTACGCGGGCATCGCCCAACCGAACGAAGCGTCCGCGCGGCTGCACGAACGCTTCGGTTTCCGGCACGTCGGCACCTACCGGGAGGTGGGCCGCAAGTTCGGCCGCTACTGGGACGTCGCCTGGTACGAAAAGGACCTGTAG
- a CDS encoding sigma-70 family RNA polymerase sigma factor, with protein sequence MATRAVARRKSATGGTTDAARSVRAHGGEIADRDLVGMYLDEIARTPLLDAAKEVELSQIIEAGVFAQQVLDGEEESKADASREELEALVADSERAKDVFIRSNLRLVVAVARRYPRSGLPLLDLIQEGNAGLVRAVEKFDYRKGFKFSTYATWWIRQAITRSIADQSRTIRLPVHLVEELGRIRRVQREFNRENGRDPEPAEIATELGSTPERVTDVLDWARDPVSLNMSVDDDGDTQFGDLLEDTSAVSPEQSVMTLLRSEELDGLIDRLDPRTASIIKMRYGIDDGRERTLTEVGKEHGLTRERIRQIEKHALMELKKLARDTGFEAAA encoded by the coding sequence ATGGCAACCCGTGCCGTCGCCCGTCGCAAGTCCGCCACCGGCGGGACGACCGACGCGGCCCGCAGTGTTCGCGCCCATGGCGGCGAGATCGCCGACCGCGACCTGGTCGGCATGTACCTCGACGAGATCGCGCGTACACCGCTGCTCGACGCCGCCAAGGAAGTCGAGTTGTCCCAGATCATCGAGGCGGGCGTCTTCGCGCAGCAGGTCCTCGACGGCGAGGAGGAGTCCAAGGCGGACGCCTCCCGTGAGGAGCTCGAGGCTCTGGTCGCCGACAGCGAGCGGGCCAAGGACGTCTTCATCCGTTCCAACCTCCGCCTGGTCGTCGCGGTCGCCCGCCGCTACCCCCGCAGCGGTCTCCCCCTCCTCGACCTCATCCAGGAGGGCAACGCCGGTCTGGTGCGCGCGGTCGAGAAGTTCGACTACCGCAAGGGCTTCAAGTTCTCCACGTACGCGACCTGGTGGATCCGTCAGGCCATCACCCGCTCGATAGCGGACCAGTCGCGCACGATCCGCCTGCCCGTCCACCTCGTGGAGGAGCTCGGCCGGATCCGGCGCGTGCAGCGCGAGTTCAACCGGGAGAACGGCCGCGACCCGGAGCCCGCCGAGATCGCGACCGAGCTCGGCTCCACGCCGGAGCGCGTCACGGACGTCCTGGACTGGGCCCGTGACCCGGTCTCGCTGAACATGTCCGTCGACGACGACGGCGACACCCAGTTCGGCGACCTGCTGGAGGACACCTCCGCCGTCTCGCCCGAGCAGTCCGTCATGACCCTGCTGCGCAGCGAGGAACTGGACGGCTTGATCGACCGCCTCGACCCGCGCACCGCCTCCATCATCAAGATGCGGTACGGCATCGACGACGGCCGCGAGCGCACCCTGACCGAGGTCGGCAAGGAACACGGCCTGACGAGGGAACGCATCCGCCAGATCGAGAAGCACGCCCTCATGGAACTGAAGAAGCTGGCCCGCGACACGGGCTTCGAGGCAGCAGCCTGA
- a CDS encoding TetR/AcrR family transcriptional regulator → MEIARAAAGLFVSRGLKATRAEDIAQAAGIAPRTFYRYFATKEEAVAPLYAAGAQRWSEAVREAPAGLPVPEALEHAVRHTLVPGHGVSAASWEWVRTLIRLAGTSPALGKVWAEVCHISESTLTEVLAERAAATAAQAVTSSPASASDNVASPHQRFTGAVASAAVRVAVESWAASNTPPTGPDGPAELALRNLRALRGFTWDERPTQPTGPTQPTGPTQPTGPTQPTQPTQPTQLTGPTQPTQPTGPTQPTQPTGPTQPTGEPQRA, encoded by the coding sequence ATGGAGATCGCCCGGGCAGCTGCCGGCCTCTTCGTCAGCCGGGGCCTGAAGGCCACCCGCGCCGAGGACATCGCCCAGGCCGCAGGCATCGCCCCGCGCACCTTCTACCGGTACTTCGCGACCAAGGAAGAGGCCGTCGCCCCCCTCTACGCGGCGGGCGCCCAACGCTGGTCGGAGGCGGTGCGCGAGGCCCCGGCCGGACTGCCCGTGCCGGAGGCGCTGGAACACGCCGTGCGACACACCCTCGTCCCCGGTCACGGAGTGTCGGCGGCGTCCTGGGAATGGGTCCGCACCCTGATCCGGCTGGCCGGAACGAGTCCGGCTCTCGGCAAGGTCTGGGCGGAGGTCTGCCACATCTCGGAGAGCACCCTCACGGAGGTGCTGGCGGAGCGGGCGGCGGCCACGGCGGCGCAGGCGGTCACTTCGTCGCCCGCCTCCGCTTCCGACAACGTTGCCTCACCGCACCAGCGCTTCACCGGAGCGGTGGCCAGTGCCGCCGTCCGGGTCGCGGTCGAGAGCTGGGCGGCGAGCAACACCCCGCCCACCGGCCCGGACGGCCCGGCAGAACTGGCGCTGCGCAACCTGCGGGCCCTGCGGGGCTTCACGTGGGATGAAAGGCCGACGCAGCCGACCGGGCCGACCCAGCCGACCGGGCCGACCCAGCCGACCGGGCCGACGCAGCCGACCCAGCCGACGCAGCCGACCCAGCTGACCGGGCCGACGCAGCCGACGCAGCCGACCGGGCCGACGCAGCCGACGCAGCCGACCGGGCCGACGCAGCCGACGGGGGAGCCCCAGCGGGCTTGA
- a CDS encoding helix-turn-helix transcriptional regulator encodes MTTDTPARLLQLLSLLQTPREWPGGELADRLRVSRRTVRRDIDRLRELGYPVQASKGSDGGYRLVAGKAMPPLVLDDEEAVAIAVGLRAGAGHALEGVDEASVRALAKLEQVLPARLRHRVSTLQAATTPLTSGDGATIAPETLTVIASTVAGQERLRFAYRAKDSTQSRRLTEPYRLVSTGRRWYLVAYDLDREDWRTFRVDRIQDPFATGARFTPRELPTGSAAEYLRRSIQRRPDANEYELDVTFDAPPEFVASRLPAWLGTSVANPVENGENGCRLRTSTSDPVEWVAVRLAMLGCEFSVRGPAELVEYVRELGGRLGRAGSG; translated from the coding sequence ATGACGACGGACACTCCGGCTCGGCTGCTGCAACTCCTCTCCCTCCTCCAGACGCCCCGCGAATGGCCCGGCGGCGAACTCGCCGACCGGCTCAGGGTGTCCCGCCGCACGGTCCGGCGGGACATCGACCGGCTGCGCGAGCTGGGGTATCCCGTACAGGCGTCCAAGGGCTCGGACGGCGGGTACCGGCTGGTCGCGGGCAAGGCGATGCCGCCGCTCGTGCTCGACGACGAAGAGGCGGTGGCGATCGCGGTCGGGCTGCGGGCGGGCGCCGGTCACGCACTGGAGGGGGTCGACGAGGCGTCCGTACGGGCCCTGGCCAAGCTGGAGCAGGTACTGCCGGCCCGGCTGCGCCACCGCGTGTCCACTCTGCAGGCCGCGACCACGCCGCTGACCAGCGGGGACGGCGCGACCATCGCACCCGAGACGCTGACCGTCATCGCGTCGACCGTGGCCGGGCAGGAGCGGTTGCGGTTCGCCTACCGCGCGAAGGACAGCACGCAGTCGCGCCGCCTGACCGAGCCCTACCGGCTCGTGTCCACGGGCCGGCGGTGGTACCTCGTGGCGTACGACCTCGACCGCGAGGACTGGCGGACCTTCCGGGTCGACCGGATCCAGGACCCGTTCGCGACCGGCGCCCGCTTCACACCACGGGAGTTGCCTACGGGCAGCGCGGCGGAATACCTCCGGCGGTCCATCCAACGACGCCCGGACGCGAACGAGTACGAACTCGACGTCACCTTCGACGCCCCGCCGGAGTTCGTGGCGTCGCGGCTGCCGGCATGGCTCGGAACCTCGGTCGCGAACCCGGTCGAGAACGGCGAGAACGGCTGCCGTCTGCGCACCTCGACCAGCGATCCGGTGGAGTGGGTGGCGGTACGACTGGCCATGCTGGGCTGCGAGTTCTCGGTCCGGGGACCAGCTGAACTGGTGGAGTACGTAAGGGAGTTGGGCGGCCGGTTGGGACGGGCGGGCAGTGGGTGA
- a CDS encoding dioxygenase family protein: MTAAPQERALPQGRMPALYLSHGAPPLADDPIWPGELAAWSAGLPRPKAILMVSAHWEEAPLALGAVDPVPLVYDFWGFPEHYYRVKYDAPGAPELAESVRKLLRAPGIPVQDIPDRGLDHGAYVPLVEMFPTADIPVLQISMPTLDPVKLMEIGRKLAPLRDEGVLIVGSGFFTHNLAALRHAGGGVPTWSSEFDDWGRRALEARDWDGLLDFLHKAPAGRYAHPRTEHFAPLFVTMGAAEVSGELDAQKSVIDGFWMGMAKRSVQFG, encoded by the coding sequence ATGACCGCCGCACCCCAGGAGCGAGCCCTCCCCCAGGGGCGTATGCCCGCGCTCTACCTCAGTCATGGTGCCCCGCCGCTCGCGGACGACCCCATCTGGCCCGGCGAACTCGCCGCCTGGTCCGCCGGCCTGCCCCGCCCCAAGGCGATCCTCATGGTCTCCGCCCACTGGGAGGAGGCCCCGCTCGCCCTCGGCGCCGTCGACCCGGTCCCCCTGGTCTACGACTTCTGGGGCTTCCCCGAGCACTACTACCGGGTGAAGTACGACGCCCCCGGCGCACCCGAGCTCGCCGAGAGCGTGCGCAAGCTGCTGCGCGCCCCGGGCATCCCCGTACAGGACATCCCCGACCGGGGCCTCGACCACGGCGCGTACGTCCCGCTCGTCGAGATGTTCCCGACCGCCGACATCCCCGTCCTTCAGATCTCCATGCCGACCCTCGACCCCGTCAAGCTCATGGAGATCGGCCGCAAGCTGGCGCCGCTGCGCGACGAGGGCGTCCTGATCGTCGGCTCCGGCTTCTTCACCCACAACCTGGCCGCGCTGCGGCACGCCGGCGGGGGAGTGCCGACCTGGTCCTCCGAGTTCGACGACTGGGGCCGGCGCGCACTGGAGGCCCGCGACTGGGACGGCCTGCTGGACTTCCTCCACAAGGCCCCGGCCGGCCGCTACGCCCACCCGCGCACCGAGCACTTCGCCCCGCTCTTCGTGACCATGGGCGCGGCGGAGGTGTCCGGCGAGCTGGACGCCCAGAAGTCGGTGATCGACGGCTTCTGGATGGGGATGGCGAAGCGGTCGGTGCAGTTCGGCTGA